The Halobacterium litoreum genome includes a region encoding these proteins:
- a CDS encoding conditioned medium-induced protein 4 → MSHYYMDEKTEELRDIFMDVADDEEVTESQAETHGSLSSETEVDERLRNAVEEMRDNLDVDTDLATDDLTDLVKTFYAGESDAEIAAELDADVDAAAVADTRYDLHLLRDADTDADFDLDALRERRGEDADPADLADDLDGDEDAVERCLRVLDARDEIRSVNDRYRAEFENALRDRELSERLTSTVHEDGLDDATEGQETDMQL, encoded by the coding sequence GTGTCGCACTACTACATGGACGAGAAGACCGAGGAACTCCGTGACATCTTCATGGACGTCGCCGACGACGAGGAGGTCACGGAGTCCCAAGCGGAAACCCACGGGTCTCTCAGTTCCGAGACGGAGGTCGACGAGCGCCTCCGGAACGCCGTCGAGGAGATGCGCGACAACCTCGACGTCGACACCGACCTCGCCACCGACGACCTCACTGACCTCGTCAAGACGTTCTACGCCGGCGAGAGCGACGCCGAAATCGCCGCCGAACTCGACGCCGACGTGGACGCCGCCGCCGTCGCCGACACCCGCTACGACCTCCACCTCCTCCGCGACGCCGACACCGACGCCGACTTCGACCTCGACGCGCTCCGCGAGCGCCGCGGCGAGGACGCCGACCCGGCCGACCTCGCCGACGACCTCGACGGCGACGAGGACGCCGTCGAGCGCTGCCTGCGCGTCCTCGACGCGCGCGACGAGATTCGCAGCGTCAACGACCGCTACCGCGCCGAGTTCGAGAACGCGCTCCGCGACCGCGAGCTCTCCGAGCGCCTCACCTCCACCGTCCACGAGGACGGCCTCGACGACGCCACCGAGGGACAGGAGACGGACATGCAACTGTAG
- a CDS encoding CRISPR-associated protein Cas4, which produces MPDTLAFGDLARAAYCPRQLYYARRDDGDPPPEYRAARELARSYDELAVASDAALDTFDLAVPVAKFRSNLESSLDRHPRVADPEETDAFLRGKDAHGRAAKVHRDPLAVSVVTPGAPPEQGVWEPQTVRAVAATKALAWRENAPVDVAYVEYARHGVVRRVDVTTRKKAAYRRALRAARGLDGPPPRLHDDAKCGACDYREICGTKTRTLGSLLSLGDD; this is translated from the coding sequence GTGCCCGACACCCTCGCGTTCGGCGACCTCGCTCGCGCCGCGTACTGCCCGCGCCAACTCTACTACGCGCGCAGAGACGACGGCGACCCGCCGCCCGAGTACCGCGCTGCCCGCGAACTCGCCCGGTCGTACGACGAACTCGCAGTCGCTTCTGACGCCGCGCTCGACACCTTCGACCTCGCGGTCCCCGTCGCGAAGTTCCGGTCGAACCTCGAATCGAGTCTCGACCGCCACCCTCGGGTCGCCGACCCCGAGGAGACGGACGCGTTCCTGCGCGGGAAGGACGCCCACGGGCGCGCCGCGAAAGTCCACCGCGACCCGCTCGCCGTCTCCGTGGTCACGCCCGGAGCGCCGCCCGAGCAGGGCGTCTGGGAGCCACAGACCGTGCGCGCCGTCGCCGCGACGAAGGCGCTCGCGTGGCGGGAGAACGCGCCGGTCGACGTCGCGTACGTGGAGTACGCGCGCCACGGCGTCGTCCGCCGGGTGGACGTGACGACGCGGAAGAAGGCGGCCTACCGGCGCGCGCTCCGGGCCGCCCGGGGCCTCGACGGCCCGCCGCCGCGCCTCCACGACGACGCGAAGTGCGGCGCCTGCGACTACCGCGAGATCTGCGGGACAAAGACGCGGACGCTCGGCTCGCTGCTGTCGCTCGGCGACGACTGA
- a CDS encoding L-threonylcarbamoyladenylate synthase has translation MDVSDADLDAAARAARDGGLVVYPTETVYGLGADALNEDAIEAAFEAKERPRNKPLSFAFPTYEAALDHVRVGEAEREFMAEFLPGPVTVVCEKRDTVPEALTGGRDRVGVRVPDHDVALALLDRVAPLTSTSANISGRPSVTRPADLDPEFRERVDFVLDAGETPGGTGSTVVDVAQGEILREGANAAAIEDWLAARR, from the coding sequence ATGGATGTGAGTGACGCGGACCTCGACGCGGCCGCCCGCGCCGCCCGCGACGGCGGCTTGGTCGTCTACCCGACCGAGACGGTCTACGGCCTCGGCGCGGACGCGCTCAACGAGGACGCAATCGAGGCCGCCTTCGAGGCGAAAGAGCGACCCCGGAACAAACCGCTCTCGTTCGCGTTTCCGACGTACGAGGCCGCACTCGACCACGTTCGCGTCGGCGAGGCGGAACGCGAGTTTATGGCCGAGTTCCTGCCCGGCCCCGTCACCGTCGTCTGCGAGAAGCGCGACACGGTGCCCGAGGCGCTGACCGGCGGTCGCGACCGCGTCGGCGTCCGCGTTCCCGACCACGACGTCGCGCTGGCGCTCCTCGACCGGGTCGCGCCGCTCACGTCGACGAGCGCGAACATCTCGGGGCGTCCGAGCGTCACCCGTCCCGCCGACCTCGACCCCGAGTTCCGGGAGCGCGTCGATTTCGTGCTGGACGCCGGCGAGACCCCCGGCGGGACGGGGAGCACGGTCGTGGACGTGGCGCAGGGCGAAATTCTCCGCGAGGGCGCGAACGCCGCCGCCATCGAGGACTGGCTCGCCGCCCGCCGGTAG
- a CDS encoding redoxin domain-containing protein, with product MDLGFDVVDLPDADHVAEGDEAPEFTRPLVNDEYWEDVALSDLLGDGPVLLVFTTMDGAFPATYVWNELRDRSVEEYGVQVAGVSISSPYEHKTTVADRDIGHFAGLFSDPQNGVAEAYGVSHDVDGMAGVSEPRPAVFLVGADRTVEYAWVASEWPEFPDYDEVEAALADL from the coding sequence ATGGACCTCGGCTTCGACGTCGTCGACCTCCCCGACGCGGACCACGTCGCCGAGGGCGACGAGGCACCGGAGTTCACGCGCCCGCTCGTGAACGACGAGTACTGGGAGGACGTGGCGCTCTCGGATTTGCTCGGCGACGGGCCCGTCCTGCTGGTGTTCACGACGATGGACGGCGCGTTCCCCGCGACGTACGTCTGGAACGAGCTCCGCGACCGGAGCGTCGAGGAGTACGGCGTGCAGGTCGCGGGCGTCTCCATCTCGTCGCCCTACGAGCACAAGACCACCGTCGCTGACCGCGACATCGGGCACTTCGCGGGCCTGTTCAGCGACCCCCAGAACGGCGTCGCCGAAGCCTACGGCGTCAGTCACGACGTCGACGGGATGGCCGGCGTCAGCGAGCCGCGCCCCGCCGTCTTCCTCGTCGGCGCGGACCGCACCGTCGAGTACGCGTGGGTCGCCTCGGAGTGGCCGGAGTTCCCGGACTACGACGAGGTAGAGGCAGCGCTCGCGGACCTGTAA
- a CDS encoding glutaredoxin family protein has translation MSARDIPPRPDHSDAHITLYRLQACPFCERVVRRLDELGLDYQSRFVEPLHSERNAVKRIVGARTVPAIVDDETGVAMAESANIVDYLDATYGGDA, from the coding sequence ATGAGCGCGCGAGACATCCCGCCGCGTCCCGACCACAGCGACGCCCACATCACGCTGTACCGACTGCAGGCGTGTCCGTTCTGCGAGCGCGTCGTGCGGCGACTCGACGAACTCGGCCTCGACTACCAGTCGCGGTTCGTCGAACCGCTGCACTCGGAGCGCAACGCCGTCAAGCGCATCGTCGGCGCGCGCACCGTGCCCGCCATCGTGGACGACGAGACGGGCGTGGCGATGGCCGAGAGCGCGAACATCGTGGACTACCTCGACGCGACCTACGGGGGTGACGCCTGA
- a CDS encoding hemolysin family protein: MGSLLSPLAVTVLGFELGETAITVAGASVMVVLMLLSAFFSSSELAMFSLASHRIDALQEEGRPGANTVAALKEDPHRLLITILVGNNLVNIAMSSIGTALFAVYMSQGQAVVAATFGVTALVLLFGESAPKSYAVENSESWALSIARPLKWSERLLYPLVVLFDHLTRIVNRVTGGRAAIETSYVTRSEIQDMIKTGEREGVIEEEEREMLQRIFRFNNTIAKEVMTPRLDMTAVSKDATVEEAIQTCTQSGHERVPVYEGELDNVIGVVSLEDLVREYLYGESEDVELDDLIEPTLHVPESKNVDDLLQEMQDERVQLVVVIDEFGTTEGLLTTEDITEEIVGEILEGEEELPLDFVEDDTVRVRGEVNIEEVNEALEIDLPEGEEFETIAGFIFNRAGRLVEEGETFRFENVELTVEHVENTRIMKARVKRLPPEEADDLEHESLAAEGETQTNDT, from the coding sequence ATGGGCTCACTGTTGTCTCCACTCGCAGTGACGGTACTCGGCTTCGAACTCGGGGAGACCGCCATCACAGTGGCCGGTGCTTCGGTCATGGTCGTGTTGATGTTGCTCTCCGCGTTCTTCTCGTCCTCTGAGCTGGCGATGTTCTCGCTGGCGAGCCACCGCATCGACGCGCTCCAGGAGGAGGGACGGCCGGGCGCGAACACGGTCGCCGCCCTGAAAGAGGACCCCCACCGACTCCTCATCACGATTCTCGTCGGGAACAACCTCGTGAACATCGCCATGTCCTCTATCGGTACCGCTCTGTTCGCCGTCTACATGTCACAGGGGCAGGCGGTCGTCGCGGCGACGTTCGGCGTCACCGCGCTCGTGTTGCTGTTCGGCGAGAGCGCGCCGAAGTCCTACGCCGTCGAGAACTCGGAGTCGTGGGCGCTCTCCATCGCGCGCCCCCTGAAGTGGTCCGAGCGCCTCCTGTACCCACTGGTCGTCCTCTTCGACCACCTCACCCGCATCGTGAACCGCGTCACGGGCGGCCGCGCGGCCATCGAGACGAGCTACGTCACGCGCTCCGAGATTCAGGACATGATCAAGACCGGGGAGCGCGAGGGCGTCATCGAGGAAGAGGAACGCGAGATGCTCCAGCGCATCTTCCGGTTCAACAACACCATCGCGAAGGAGGTGATGACGCCCCGCCTGGACATGACCGCCGTCTCGAAGGACGCCACCGTCGAGGAGGCGATACAGACGTGTACGCAGTCCGGCCACGAGCGCGTCCCCGTCTACGAGGGCGAACTCGACAACGTCATCGGCGTCGTCAGCCTCGAAGACCTCGTCCGCGAGTACCTCTACGGGGAGTCCGAGGACGTCGAACTCGACGACCTCATCGAGCCGACGCTCCACGTCCCCGAGTCGAAGAACGTCGACGACCTGCTCCAGGAGATGCAGGACGAGCGCGTCCAGTTGGTCGTCGTCATCGACGAGTTCGGGACGACCGAGGGCCTGCTCACCACCGAGGACATCACGGAGGAGATTGTCGGCGAAATCCTCGAAGGCGAGGAGGAACTCCCCCTCGACTTCGTGGAGGACGACACCGTCCGCGTGCGCGGCGAAGTGAACATCGAGGAGGTCAACGAAGCCCTCGAAATCGACCTGCCGGAGGGCGAGGAGTTCGAGACCATCGCGGGGTTCATCTTCAACCGCGCGGGCCGCCTCGTCGAGGAGGGGGAGACGTTCCGCTTCGAGAACGTCGAACTCACCGTCGAACACGTCGAGAACACGCGCATCATGAAGGCGCGCGTCAAGCGCCTGCCGCCCGAGGAGGCCGACGACCTCGAACACGAGTCGCTGGCCGCCGAAGGCGAGACGCAGACCAACGACACGTAG
- a CDS encoding inorganic phosphate transporter, protein MSGTALATLVVAALASLFMAWAIGAGSSGSTPFAPAVGANAITVMRAGFVVGILGLAGAVFQGANVSEAVGRELVVGVTLSPLAATTALIVAAVLVAVGVFAGYPIATAFTVTGAVVGTGLAMGGEPAWPKYREIATLWVLVPFVGGGIAYATARGLRSLDADEVTTPVLAAVVGAIVANIEFVFLGPTGTSRSLAAAVAAEVGRNEVAVQVAATVAFAAAVALVLRRDVMRDAERGQRHFLLALGGLVAFSAGGSQVGLAVGPLLPLVGGDVPLTYVLLGGGIGLLAGSWTGAPRMIKALSQDYSSLGPRRSIAALIPSFAIAQTAVFLGIPVSFNEIIVSGIVGSGFAASTGSGVSTRKMVFTVLAWVASLALALGVSYGAFTAVDALA, encoded by the coding sequence ATGAGTGGCACCGCCCTCGCGACGCTCGTGGTGGCCGCACTGGCAAGTCTCTTCATGGCGTGGGCCATCGGCGCGGGGTCGTCGGGGTCGACGCCGTTCGCGCCCGCGGTCGGCGCGAACGCCATCACGGTGATGCGCGCGGGATTCGTCGTGGGCATCCTCGGCCTCGCCGGCGCGGTGTTCCAGGGCGCGAACGTCTCGGAGGCGGTCGGCCGCGAACTCGTCGTCGGGGTGACGCTGTCGCCGCTCGCGGCGACGACGGCGCTCATCGTCGCCGCCGTGCTGGTGGCGGTCGGCGTGTTCGCGGGCTACCCCATCGCGACGGCGTTCACCGTGACGGGCGCGGTCGTCGGCACCGGCCTCGCGATGGGCGGCGAGCCGGCGTGGCCGAAGTACCGGGAGATAGCGACGCTGTGGGTGCTCGTGCCGTTCGTCGGCGGCGGCATCGCGTACGCGACGGCGCGGGGCCTGCGGTCGCTGGACGCCGACGAGGTGACGACGCCGGTGCTCGCGGCGGTGGTCGGCGCCATCGTCGCGAACATCGAGTTCGTGTTCCTCGGACCGACGGGCACGAGTCGGTCGCTGGCGGCCGCCGTCGCCGCCGAGGTCGGGCGAAACGAGGTCGCGGTACAGGTCGCGGCGACCGTCGCGTTCGCGGCCGCCGTCGCGCTCGTCCTCCGCCGGGACGTGATGCGGGACGCCGAGCGCGGCCAGCGTCACTTCCTGCTCGCGCTCGGCGGCCTCGTCGCGTTCTCCGCCGGCGGGAGCCAGGTCGGGCTCGCGGTCGGGCCGCTGCTCCCGCTGGTCGGCGGGGACGTGCCGCTGACGTACGTCCTGCTCGGCGGCGGCATCGGCCTGCTCGCCGGGTCGTGGACGGGCGCCCCGCGGATGATAAAGGCGCTCTCCCAGGACTACTCCAGTCTGGGGCCGCGGCGCTCTATCGCCGCGCTCATCCCGAGTTTCGCCATCGCGCAGACCGCCGTCTTCCTCGGCATCCCCGTCTCGTTCAACGAAATCATCGTCTCCGGCATCGTCGGCTCCGGGTTCGCCGCGTCGACGGGGAGCGGCGTGAGCACGCGGAAGATGGTGTTCACCGTGCTGGCGTGGGTCGCGTCGCTCGCGCTCGCACTCGGCGTGAGTTACGGCGCGTTCACCGCGGTCGACGCGCTCGCCTAA
- a CDS encoding DUF5828 family protein: MEESVAGFKQRGSWGDVVEHGERITHALREAGADEAYAEEFAAWDEWRPKSHERIEDEVSEKTAEQASVDEGEGEKAGKSPDEDLQTAGEHLSESYEKLENGEDEDAVEKWQDSLGHVKRAADTAGRKALRKVENVVYQNVMTQVAPYYFDNDVVSANIQRVRSQEEFVFEVNVNDDDLKEAVREYLQSFEDIDRWHVDTERETEIAEAVEGVEPPEQNDDAKSTTN, from the coding sequence ATGGAAGAGAGCGTCGCCGGGTTCAAACAGCGCGGGTCGTGGGGCGACGTCGTCGAGCACGGCGAACGCATCACGCACGCGCTCCGGGAGGCCGGCGCCGACGAGGCGTACGCCGAGGAGTTCGCGGCGTGGGACGAGTGGCGGCCGAAGTCCCACGAGCGCATCGAGGACGAGGTCAGCGAGAAGACCGCCGAGCAGGCGAGCGTCGACGAGGGCGAAGGCGAGAAGGCGGGAAAATCCCCGGACGAGGACCTCCAGACGGCGGGCGAACACCTCTCGGAGTCCTACGAGAAACTCGAAAACGGCGAGGACGAGGACGCCGTCGAGAAGTGGCAGGACTCCCTCGGCCACGTCAAGCGCGCCGCCGACACCGCCGGGCGGAAGGCCCTCCGCAAAGTCGAGAACGTCGTCTACCAGAACGTGATGACGCAGGTCGCGCCGTACTACTTCGACAACGACGTCGTGTCCGCGAACATCCAGCGCGTGCGCAGCCAAGAGGAGTTCGTCTTCGAGGTGAACGTCAACGACGACGACCTCAAGGAGGCCGTCCGCGAGTACCTCCAGTCCTTCGAGGACATCGACCGGTGGCACGTCGACACGGAACGCGAGACGGAAATCGCGGAGGCCGTCGAGGGCGTCGAACCGCCCGAGCAAAACGACGACGCGAAATCCACGACGAACTAA
- the upp gene encoding uracil phosphoribosyltransferase produces the protein MTIEDRGDAHVVTHALAKDTLSKIRDVETEQVGFRKGLVKLGRISGYEIIDGAMDTEFVSLETPLTETTGERVKGLDDVVIINVLRAATPFVEGLLKAFPRAKQGVISAGRDEEAGMNDEGEFPITIDYVKLPEIKPEDTVIVADPMLATGSTMCTVLDHVTEEAPDDLEGLFVLSAVSAPDGLLRVSDQFPEADLLTVSIDDHLDDDGFIVPGLGDAGDRAFRTT, from the coding sequence ATGACCATCGAGGACCGCGGCGACGCGCACGTCGTCACGCACGCGCTGGCGAAAGACACCCTCTCGAAGATTCGGGACGTGGAGACCGAGCAGGTCGGCTTCCGGAAGGGCCTCGTGAAACTCGGGCGCATCTCCGGCTACGAAATCATCGACGGCGCGATGGACACCGAGTTCGTCTCGCTGGAGACGCCGCTCACCGAGACCACCGGCGAGCGCGTGAAGGGCCTCGACGACGTCGTCATCATCAACGTCCTGCGGGCCGCGACGCCGTTCGTGGAGGGCCTGCTGAAGGCGTTCCCGCGCGCGAAGCAGGGCGTCATCAGCGCGGGCCGCGACGAGGAAGCCGGGATGAACGACGAGGGCGAGTTCCCCATCACCATCGACTACGTGAAACTCCCCGAAATCAAGCCCGAGGACACCGTCATCGTCGCGGACCCGATGCTCGCCACCGGCTCCACGATGTGTACGGTCCTCGACCACGTCACCGAAGAGGCCCCCGACGACCTCGAAGGCCTGTTCGTGCTGTCGGCGGTGAGCGCGCCCGACGGCCTGCTCCGCGTCAGCGACCAGTTCCCGGAGGCCGACCTGCTCACCGTCTCCATCGACGACCACCTCGACGACGACGGCTTCATCGTCCCCGGCCTCGGCGACGCCGGCGACCGCGCGTTCCGCACGACCTGA
- a CDS encoding DUF7569 family protein, which translates to MSDDVDTEPCDWCGDAVADPLSRTARVTVDRSQIDSQRLCPECFANWIERYEAEMRPDDADEEDSGPQPASEDTDIIVD; encoded by the coding sequence ATGAGCGACGACGTGGACACCGAGCCGTGTGACTGGTGCGGGGACGCGGTCGCGGACCCGCTGTCGCGGACCGCGCGCGTGACGGTCGACCGCTCCCAGATAGACAGCCAGCGGCTCTGCCCCGAGTGCTTCGCGAACTGGATCGAGCGCTACGAGGCCGAGATGCGGCCCGACGACGCAGACGAGGAGGATTCCGGCCCGCAGCCGGCGAGCGAGGACACCGACATCATCGTCGACTGA
- a CDS encoding S9 family peptidase, translated as MQTVEAEDYHDFSRLSHPAVSPDGDRVAFVKQTPDTDTEYAATVYVASVGGDEARRFTVAEGVDSEPAWSPSGDRLAFVSTRGADDDRPQLWVLPVEGGEAEQVTDVVGGVSSIAWGPDGDRIAFLQGVRPEERDDDLDLAYDDEYEREDPDPRVIDRHVYRSHESYADGARSHVYLADLDAGEVERVTEGVADCLGPAWGDSDLYYPIRRGVDGDDRLAWEIEAFDPETGGREVVTTVEGWGPTLAVSGSRIAYTTTPADDPTLAQTEVDVFDRATGETERLTADLDRTLELWNASHAPEWGPDGDYLYVCTPDEGSYVLRRLGHEGDELVLGGDRHVHGFSVARDAVGVVQSEWDHPGDVVAATPAGGEENRLTRANSDYLDDRAVSQPEEISVDAPGGEVQGWVLTPPDFDPDEEYPLVVEVHGGPHRMWSTTGSMWHEFQTLAARGYVVFWCNPRGSSGYGQSFMRSIERDWGDVTFEDVMAGSRQVADRDYVDAENAFVTGGSFGGFMTAWAVGHTDFFAGAVAQRGVYDLSGFYGSTDAYKLVEGDFGTVPWDEPEFLWEQSPVAHVENVDTPTLVVHAENDYRTPANTAELFYLSLRKQGVDTRMVRYPREGHELSRSGEPGHVVDRIERIARWFDGYSAHHDAERALDRERNDGLSAGESGEDENPER; from the coding sequence ATGCAGACTGTCGAAGCCGAGGACTACCACGACTTCTCGCGGCTCTCTCATCCCGCGGTGTCGCCGGACGGCGACCGAGTGGCGTTCGTGAAACAGACACCCGACACCGACACCGAGTACGCGGCGACGGTGTACGTCGCGTCGGTCGGCGGCGACGAGGCGCGGCGGTTCACGGTCGCCGAGGGCGTGGACTCCGAACCGGCGTGGAGTCCGTCCGGCGACCGACTCGCGTTCGTCTCGACGCGGGGCGCGGACGACGACCGGCCCCAGTTGTGGGTGCTCCCCGTCGAAGGCGGGGAGGCCGAGCAGGTGACCGACGTGGTCGGCGGCGTCTCCTCCATCGCGTGGGGACCGGACGGCGACCGCATCGCGTTCCTCCAAGGGGTGCGCCCGGAGGAGCGAGACGACGACCTCGACTTGGCCTACGACGACGAGTACGAGCGCGAAGACCCCGACCCTCGGGTAATCGACCGGCACGTCTACCGGAGCCACGAGTCGTACGCCGACGGCGCGCGCTCGCACGTCTACCTCGCCGACCTCGACGCCGGTGAGGTAGAACGCGTCACCGAGGGCGTCGCGGACTGCCTCGGGCCGGCGTGGGGCGACAGCGACCTCTACTACCCGATTCGACGGGGCGTCGACGGCGACGACCGGCTCGCGTGGGAAATCGAGGCGTTCGACCCCGAGACCGGGGGCCGAGAGGTCGTGACGACCGTCGAGGGCTGGGGGCCGACGCTCGCCGTCTCGGGCTCTCGAATCGCGTACACGACGACGCCCGCCGACGACCCGACGCTCGCACAGACCGAGGTGGACGTGTTCGACCGCGCGACCGGCGAGACAGAGCGCCTGACCGCCGACCTCGACCGCACACTCGAACTGTGGAACGCGAGCCACGCGCCCGAGTGGGGGCCCGACGGCGACTACCTCTACGTCTGCACGCCCGACGAGGGGAGTTACGTCCTCCGGCGCCTCGGCCACGAGGGCGACGAACTCGTCTTGGGCGGCGACCGCCACGTCCACGGCTTCTCGGTCGCGCGGGACGCCGTCGGCGTCGTGCAGTCGGAGTGGGACCACCCCGGTGACGTGGTCGCGGCGACGCCCGCGGGCGGCGAGGAGAACCGCCTGACGCGCGCGAACAGCGACTACCTCGACGACCGCGCGGTCAGCCAGCCCGAGGAGATTAGCGTGGACGCGCCCGGCGGCGAGGTGCAGGGCTGGGTGTTGACGCCGCCGGACTTCGACCCGGACGAGGAGTACCCGCTGGTCGTGGAGGTCCACGGCGGCCCCCACCGGATGTGGTCGACGACCGGGTCGATGTGGCACGAGTTCCAGACGCTCGCGGCGCGGGGCTACGTCGTGTTCTGGTGTAACCCTCGGGGCTCCTCCGGGTACGGTCAGTCGTTCATGCGGAGCATCGAGCGCGACTGGGGCGACGTGACCTTCGAGGACGTGATGGCGGGCTCGCGACAGGTCGCCGACCGCGACTACGTGGACGCCGAGAACGCGTTCGTCACGGGCGGGAGTTTCGGCGGCTTCATGACCGCGTGGGCGGTCGGCCACACCGACTTCTTCGCGGGCGCGGTCGCCCAGCGCGGCGTCTACGACCTCTCCGGCTTCTACGGCTCCACGGACGCCTACAAGCTCGTGGAGGGCGACTTCGGGACGGTGCCGTGGGACGAACCGGAGTTCCTCTGGGAGCAGTCGCCGGTCGCGCACGTCGAAAACGTCGACACGCCGACGCTCGTCGTCCACGCGGAGAACGACTACCGGACGCCCGCGAACACCGCCGAGTTGTTCTACCTCTCGCTGCGCAAGCAGGGCGTCGACACCCGGATGGTGCGCTACCCCCGCGAGGGCCACGAACTCTCGCGCTCGGGCGAACCCGGACACGTCGTGGACCGCATCGAGCGCATCGCGCGCTGGTTCGACGGCTACTCCGCCCACCACGACGCCGAGCGCGCGCTCGACCGAGAGCGAAACGACGGGCTCTCGGCGGGCGAGAGCGGCGAGGACGAGAACCCGGAGCGGTAG
- a CDS encoding ABC transporter substrate-binding protein, which produces MFGESDDDGLTRRTYLAGGATLLGGALAGCTSPATDDETTQTTGAPTTDAETAGSGDTDASASYAVSMEPVGAVEFDGVPETWVANNGSWADMGVALGLEPPEALWLTSRYHTQYYDAIDGLSVDKSGMVSLFQDGVSKERFLDLDADIHVMDPNFLMNRFEGWSEKDVAEIEERVAPLFGNCIYAQHYPWHDDYRYYTLMEGFEKLAQVFQRTDRYEAFESIHDDFQSNLAPVVPSAGDRPEVAVVWGIGDQPTEFYPYVIGGGTGFKHLRDLNVRDALAESGVKDFHGTRAAIDVETLLNVDPEVLLLRGYEAKTDAEFRNTVVASLEDHAAASNLTAVQNGDVYRAGGLYQGPITNLVLTERLARDLYGAEETLFDRERVVAAVEGDV; this is translated from the coding sequence ATGTTCGGAGAGTCAGACGACGACGGACTGACGCGGCGAACGTACCTCGCTGGCGGCGCGACGCTGCTCGGCGGCGCGCTCGCCGGTTGTACGTCCCCCGCCACGGACGACGAGACGACGCAGACGACCGGCGCTCCCACGACCGACGCGGAGACCGCCGGCTCCGGAGACACGGACGCGAGCGCGTCGTACGCGGTGTCGATGGAGCCGGTCGGCGCCGTCGAGTTCGACGGCGTCCCCGAGACGTGGGTCGCGAACAACGGGAGTTGGGCGGATATGGGCGTCGCGCTCGGCCTCGAACCGCCGGAAGCGCTGTGGCTCACGAGCCGCTACCACACCCAGTACTACGACGCGATAGACGGACTCTCGGTCGACAAGAGCGGGATGGTGTCGCTGTTCCAGGACGGCGTGAGCAAGGAGCGGTTCCTCGACCTCGACGCCGACATCCACGTGATGGACCCGAACTTCCTGATGAACCGCTTCGAGGGGTGGTCCGAGAAGGACGTGGCCGAAATCGAGGAGCGCGTCGCGCCGCTGTTCGGGAACTGCATCTACGCCCAGCACTACCCGTGGCACGACGACTACCGCTACTACACCCTGATGGAGGGGTTCGAGAAACTCGCACAGGTGTTCCAGCGAACCGACCGCTACGAGGCCTTCGAGTCGATTCACGACGACTTCCAGTCGAACCTCGCGCCGGTCGTCCCGAGCGCGGGCGACCGCCCCGAAGTCGCCGTCGTCTGGGGTATCGGCGACCAGCCGACGGAGTTCTACCCGTACGTAATCGGCGGCGGCACCGGCTTCAAACACCTCCGCGACCTGAACGTCCGGGACGCGCTCGCCGAGTCCGGCGTCAAGGACTTCCACGGCACGCGGGCCGCCATCGACGTGGAGACGCTGCTGAACGTCGACCCCGAGGTGTTGTTGCTGCGCGGCTACGAGGCCAAGACCGACGCCGAGTTCCGGAACACCGTCGTCGCGTCCCTCGAAGACCACGCCGCCGCGAGCAACCTCACCGCCGTCCAGAACGGCGACGTCTACCGCGCCGGCGGCCTCTACCAGGGCCCGATTACGAACCTCGTGCTGACGGAGCGCCTCGCCCGCGACCTCTACGGCGCAGAAGAGACGCTGTTCGACCGCGAGCGCGTCGTCGCGGCGGTGGAGGGCGATGTCTGA